In Candidatus Hydrogenedentota bacterium, the genomic window CACGCTCACGGCCACGGTCTTGCCCGCCACGCGCGCGGTCTCGCCGTACTGCTGCAGGTTGTGGTCGATCAGCACCGAGCACGGCACCGGGGCGGCGTCGCGCGCGGTGAAGCTGGCATCCTCGCCGTCCATGGCGTAGATGCGGTCCACCGACACGGTCAGCATCGCCCCGATCGCGCTCATGGTCGATCAGGTCCCGGCCGGCAGATACGTGCCGAGCTTGATTCTCACCGTGCTCGACGGGTTGGCCGCGGCCGACACGGCCACGCCCACGCACACCTGCGCGGCTGCGGTCTTGTTGACCACTTTGTTGGTGGCATCCCAGAACACGCGATCGCCGACGCTGATCGCCAGCGCGCTGGTCTTGCCGATGGTCACCACGCCTTCGGTGATGAACTCGCCCGCGGCGCCGCTGGTCACCGGTGCCAGCGCCACGCCGAACAGCCCGGCGCCGAAGAGGTAGCCGACGCCCGCGGCCACATCGGCCGCGGGCGTCAGGGTGAGGGTGCGGCCCTCCTGGATGTACGTCTGCATGCTGCGTTCTCCTGGTTGGCCGGGCCGTCA contains:
- a CDS encoding DUF2190 family protein encodes the protein MQTYIQEGRTLTLTPAADVAAGVGYLFGAGLFGVALAPVTSGAAGEFITEGVVTIGKTSALAISVGDRVFWDATNKVVNKTAAAQVCVGVAVSAAANPSSTVRIKLGTYLPAGT